The Acipenser ruthenus chromosome 27, fAciRut3.2 maternal haplotype, whole genome shotgun sequence genome includes a window with the following:
- the LOC117432261 gene encoding sulfotransferase 1C1-like — protein sequence MENVKSWEGSRCSLGQIKGVPLLEPTVQNWELVENFRAQPDDLLIATYPKAGTTWTQEIVDLILNDGDAEKCRRAPTHERMPFLEMFPVPPLESGVSYLDKMPSPRVIKTHLPIQLVPQSFWDNNCKVIYMARNAKDSVVSYFYFDRMNRIQPDPGPWDQYLHKFMHGQLFCGYWYDHVKGYWREKETKRILYLLYEDMKENPRDEVIRVMRFLEHPLPDDIIDRIIELTSFSTMKENPMANYSTIPDSVFDRSVSTFMRKGEVGDWLNHFSPEESRLFDEHYEKMMSGTSIPFRTQL from the exons ATGGAGAATGTGAAGAGCTGGGAGGGTTCTAGGTGCTCCTTGGGCCAGATAAAGGGGGTGCCTCTGCTGGAGCCCACCGTACAAAACTGGGAGTTAGTGGAAAACTTCAGAGCACAGCCAGATGACCTGCTGATAGCCACATACCCCAAAGCAG GCACCACCTGGACTCAGGAGATTGTTGATCTGATCCTGAACGACGGAGACGCAGAGAAATGCCGTCGAGCACCGACACACGAGCGCATGCCCTTCCTGGAGATGTTCCCTGTCCCCCCCTTAGAGTCTG GTGTCAGTTACCTGGACAAGATGCCCTCCCCTCGCGTCATCAAGACCCACCTGCCCATTCAGCTGGTCCCCCAGTCCTTCTGGGACAACAATTGCAAG GTGATCTACATGGCCCGCAATGCGAAGGACAGCGTGGTGTCGTACTTCTACTTCGACCGAATGAACCGCATCCAGCCTGACCCCGGGCCCTGGGACCAGTACCTTCACAAGTTCATGCATGGACAGC TGTTCTGTGGCTACTGGTACGACCACGTGAAGGGTTACTGGAGGGAGAAAGAAACGAAGAGGATTCTCTACCTGCTATACGAGGACATGAAGGAG aacccTCGGGACGAGGTCATCCGTGTGATGCGCTTTCTGGAGCACCCGCTGCCTGATGACATCATTGACCGGATCATTGAGCTCACTTCCTTTTCGACAATGAAAGAGAACCCAATGGCAAATTACTCCACCATCCCAGACAGCGTGTTCGACCGCTCAGTCTCCACATTCATGAGGAAAG GGGAAGTGGGGGACTGGCTGAACCACTTTAGCCCTGAAGAGAGCAGGCTCTTCGACGAGCACTATGAGAAAATGATGTCTGGAACCTCCATTCCATTCCGAACCCAACTCTGA
- the LOC117432203 gene encoding solute carrier family 25 member 34-like → MLQHSSEAGLVTLPRTLAIWPPLDFALGAAACCGACVFTNPLEVVKTRLQLQGELRARGSYQRHYHGVLQALWAVAKADGLRGLQKGLSVGLLYQGVMNGVRLGFYSYSEASGFTRAPGGSLLAGATAGALGAFVASPAYLVKTHLQAQTVAAIAVGHQHNHVGVSSAFVSIYRAQGIVGLWRGVNGAVPRVMVGSAVQLATFSSAKEWVVSQQWYKQDSWLVALNAAMLSGVAVAIAMTPFDVVSTRLYNQPVDKLGRGQLYRGFLDCFVRVSRKEGLVGLYKGMGPSFMRLGPHTVISMLLWDLLRHTAFQYEG, encoded by the exons ATGCTGCAGCATTCCTCAGAAGCGGGATTGGTTACCCTGCCCCGCACCCTGGCGATCTGGCCCCCTCTAGACTTTGCGCTGGGTGCTGCAGCTTGCTGTGGGGCCTGTGTGTTCACCAACCCTCTGGAGGTGGTGAAGACCAGGCTGCAGCTCCAGGGCGAGCTCAGGGCCCGCGGCTCCTATCAGAGGCACTATCACGGCGTCCTGCAGGCTCTGTGGGCTGTCGCCAAGGCCGATGGGCTGCGCGGCCTCCAGAAGGGGCTCTCCGTGGGCCTGCTCTACCAGGGTGTGATGAACGGAGTCCGGCTCGGCTTCTACTCCTACTCTGAGGCTTCAGGTTTCACCAGGGCTCCTGGGGGCAGTCTACTTGCTGGGGCCACTGCTGGGGCACTGGGGGCCTTTGTAGCCAGCCCTGCCTACCTG GTGAAGACGCACCTGCAGGCCCAGACAGTGGCAGCCATCGCCGTGGGGCATCAGCACAACCACGTG GGTGTGTCCAGTGCCTTTGTGAGTATCTACAGGGCGCAGGGGATCGTGGGGCTGTGGCGGGGGGTGAATGGAGCCGTGCCTCGGGTGATGGTCGGCTCGGCTGTCCAGCTCGCCACCTTCTCCAGTGCCAAGGAATGGGTCGTCAGCCAGCAG TGGTATAAACAAGACAGCTGGCTGGTGGCTCTCAACGCAGCCATGCTCAGCGGGGTTGCTGTGGCGATCGCCATGACCCCCTTCGATGTCGTCAGTACGCGACTCTACAATCAGCCGGTGGACAAGCTGGGCAGG GGTCAGCTCTACCGGGGGTTCCTTGACTGCTTTGTGAGGGTGTCCAGGAAGGAGGGTCTTGTGGGGCTCTACAAAGGAATGGGGCCCTCCTTCATGAGACTGGGTCCCCACACTGTAATCAGCATGCTCCTGTGGGACCTGCTCCGACACACAGCCTTCCAATACGAGGGCTGA